In Candidatus Nitrosarchaeum limnium SFB1, the following proteins share a genomic window:
- a CDS encoding Rhodanese-related sulfurtransferase produces the protein MKDPDMSFGLTEKELCDLICNNDELLIYDLRKKEEYAKGHIKKSILIQFDEKNLINASRSSKAVLVSEDEEQSKKMALSLRSQNINAFYLIGGIKNWTSGLYCTNISYVGTGYP, from the coding sequence ATGAAAGATCCTGATATGTCCTTTGGATTGACTGAAAAAGAACTATGTGATTTAATTTGTAATAATGATGAATTGCTAATTTATGATCTAAGAAAAAAAGAAGAATATGCTAAAGGTCATATTAAAAAATCAATTTTAATACAATTCGATGAAAAAAATCTAATCAATGCCTCCAGGTCATCAAAAGCAGTTTTGGTAAGTGAAGATGAAGAGCAATCAAAGAAGATGGCTTTGTCCCTCAGGAGTCAAAATATTAACGCATTTTATCTAATTGGAGGAATAAAAAATTGGACTAGTGGACTTTATTGTACAAATATTTCTTATGTGGGAACAGGTTATCCATAA
- a CDS encoding Trk-type K+ transport system, membrane component: MLSEHVKITEACTILKKKDVDEIIVVDDSYNPIGIVTDEDILTKLSESLVNPLKTTLGDIMVFPVITIGEDHFLSEALEIMREKKIRKIAVLSKSNLVVGILYLDTIVNLVKKSLVKQQKQSTLWGVVWNLGVVTQFTGVLMFIPGIIATLLNDPIVATGIYVMSVLLIVSGFFMNSYGEKQPITLRGTAILVFASFMILVLFGMIPQLFVIHFDTNDPVKLFADAFFESSAGFTTGGYSLVEHPEELPRSFTFYRGYAQFVGGLSFIYLIVTVFYPEKRVKTMKGFISGNVPHLKELFSIITIIFSIYAVIIALALFYLGGGEILDDFALAFSALSTGGTSPDSKIFDAFTTPEYIVMMIAMILGSLPFGFHYAFVRTKFLSINLTKEVIVYLILLVIFCTIFTLSMDGNSLKNTFNMISASTTTGFATMNMDNLSPIAYTIMIIAMIIGGCGFSTAGGIKIFRFMQLAKLRYIFDKNSVKISESDKKDIVVGLIILGVSIIIPLLVATYMHTLGYDFQDAFFDGVSAITTTGHVAGTVSAALNPFITMVFGFLMILGRIEIILLVYMFVPKLMK, from the coding sequence ATGCTTTCTGAGCATGTGAAAATCACAGAAGCATGTACAATATTAAAAAAGAAAGATGTAGATGAAATTATTGTAGTAGATGATTCATACAATCCAATTGGGATTGTTACAGACGAAGATATCCTAACAAAATTAAGTGAATCTCTAGTAAATCCTCTTAAAACCACATTAGGAGACATTATGGTATTTCCAGTAATTACCATTGGCGAAGATCATTTTCTTTCAGAAGCACTTGAAATAATGCGTGAAAAGAAAATTAGAAAAATAGCTGTGCTGTCAAAAAGTAATTTAGTAGTTGGAATACTTTATCTGGACACTATAGTTAACCTTGTAAAAAAATCACTGGTAAAGCAACAAAAACAATCTACACTCTGGGGAGTTGTTTGGAATCTTGGAGTCGTGACACAGTTTACAGGTGTCTTAATGTTCATACCGGGAATTATTGCAACTTTGTTAAATGATCCTATAGTTGCAACTGGAATTTATGTAATGTCAGTGCTATTGATAGTTTCAGGATTTTTTATGAATTCCTATGGAGAAAAGCAGCCTATTACATTAAGAGGAACTGCAATTCTAGTATTTGCCAGCTTTATGATTCTAGTATTATTTGGAATGATTCCACAGCTTTTCGTAATACATTTTGATACAAATGATCCTGTAAAATTATTTGCAGATGCGTTTTTTGAAAGTTCTGCAGGATTCACCACAGGAGGGTATTCGCTGGTAGAACATCCAGAAGAATTACCAAGGAGTTTTACATTTTATCGAGGTTATGCTCAATTTGTAGGAGGATTAAGCTTCATCTATCTGATCGTAACTGTGTTCTATCCAGAAAAAAGAGTCAAAACCATGAAAGGGTTCATTTCAGGAAATGTGCCACATTTAAAAGAATTATTTTCAATAATCACTATCATCTTTTCAATTTATGCAGTAATTATCGCATTAGCATTATTTTATCTCGGAGGAGGTGAGATTCTTGATGATTTTGCCTTGGCATTTAGTGCACTGTCAACTGGTGGAACAAGTCCAGACTCTAAAATTTTTGATGCATTCACAACTCCAGAATACATTGTAATGATGATTGCTATGATATTAGGCTCACTCCCATTTGGTTTTCATTATGCATTTGTTAGAACAAAATTTCTTTCAATTAATTTAACAAAAGAAGTTATCGTGTATCTAATTCTATTGGTGATTTTCTGTACGATATTTACATTATCAATGGATGGAAATTCACTAAAGAACACATTCAATATGATTTCAGCAAGTACAACTACAGGATTTGCCACTATGAATATGGATAATCTGAGTCCAATAGCATATACAATTATGATTATTGCAATGATAATTGGGGGTTGTGGATTTTCTACTGCGGGAGGCATAAAAATTTTCAGATTTATGCAATTAGCTAAATTAAGATATATTTTTGATAAAAATTCGGTAAAGATCTCAGAGTCGGATAAAAAAGATATTGTTGTAGGGCTAATAATTTTAGGAGTATCAATAATAATTCCTTTGCTAGTTGCAACATATATGCATACTTTAGGATATGATTTTCAAGATGCGTTTTTTGATGGGGTCTCAGCAATAACGACCACAGGGCATGTTGCAGGAACTGTTAGTGCAGCATTGAACCCATTCATAACTATGGTTTTTGGATTTTTGATGATTTTAGGAAGAATTGAGATTATTTTACTTGTGTATATGTTTGTTCCAAAGCTAATGAAATAA
- a CDS encoding Putative metal-dependent protease of the PAD1/JAB1 superfamily, with product MFFKIKKSNPDTIIQKTEREIKLKKDVLDSILSFCQMKHPNEAILILRGKSKKGNVLIDGLVIPPFAFNAHASSGFPHYMLPADISYVGTVHSHPSGNPSPSITDLNNFYELISLIVGFPYGDKDIFAWDSNGNAVKLTII from the coding sequence ATGTTCTTTAAAATAAAAAAATCAAACCCAGATACAATTATTCAAAAAACAGAACGTGAAATAAAATTAAAAAAAGATGTTTTAGATAGTATTTTGTCATTTTGCCAGATGAAACATCCAAACGAAGCAATTCTTATTTTACGAGGTAAATCAAAAAAAGGGAATGTCCTAATTGATGGATTAGTTATACCTCCATTTGCTTTTAATGCTCATGCATCATCGGGGTTTCCTCATTACATGCTACCTGCAGATATCAGCTATGTTGGAACAGTCCATTCTCACCCAAGCGGAAATCCAAGTCCATCTATAACAGATTTAAACAATTTCTATGAACTGATTTCTTTAATTGTCGGATTCCCATATGGAGATAAAGATATTTTTGCATGGGATAGTAATGGAAATGCAGTCAAATTAACAATAATTTAA
- a CDS encoding Adenylyl cyclase class-3/4/guanylyl cyclase, protein MDDIIKESQFRIKKSLDKGFTYHHFAIARSDKFLRKHDSQRLPMFVVYVDLVGSTKMSSELDPEIFNTIIRIFSQEMAYVIEHFDGYVLKFVGDAVLGYFLASEKVALVANKTIMCAKTMQLVIKNAINPLLENKNYPKLKIKITLDFGDCSIIRYGSDRNLSHIDLIGLTLNLAAKMQQKTQSDQITIGDHVYQKLNYKNKQYFFKVKTDPKSWIYHDLGKEKQYSIYSSKTK, encoded by the coding sequence ATGGATGATATAATTAAAGAATCTCAATTCAGAATAAAAAAATCACTCGATAAAGGTTTTACATATCACCATTTCGCAATAGCTCGATCTGATAAATTCTTGAGAAAACATGATTCTCAAAGACTGCCTATGTTTGTCGTTTATGTTGATTTGGTTGGTTCTACAAAAATGAGCTCAGAACTGGATCCTGAAATCTTCAACACTATAATCCGTATATTCTCTCAGGAAATGGCTTATGTTATAGAGCATTTTGATGGATATGTCTTAAAATTTGTAGGTGATGCAGTGCTTGGCTATTTTTTAGCTTCTGAGAAAGTTGCTTTAGTTGCAAATAAGACAATTATGTGTGCCAAAACAATGCAACTAGTAATAAAAAACGCAATCAATCCTTTATTGGAAAATAAAAATTACCCAAAATTAAAAATAAAGATAACTCTTGATTTTGGAGATTGTAGTATAATTCGATATGGCTCTGATCGTAATCTTTCTCATATTGATCTAATTGGTCTTACGCTAAATCTTGCAGCAAAAATGCAACAAAAAACCCAGTCTGATCAAATTACTATTGGAGATCATGTCTATCAGAAATTAAATTATAAAAATAAACAATATTTTTTTAAAGTAAAAACAGATCCAAAGTCTTGGATTTACCATGATTTAGGAAAAGAAAAACAATATTCTATCTATTCTAGTAAGACTAAATGA
- a CDS encoding deoxyhypusine synthase-like protein → MTIEDLVDVFASSGYNGRQLGDAAKLYAKMIKEDATICLTVSGAMTPVGFGGIIKTLIERGFIDWIITTGANVYHEDHFAWGLPVKQGSFDVDDMKLYENEIVRIRDVYIKFHETLEAEDHIIQKMFADKFTDKPFTTAEFCNLMGKISKEKSKHPEKSFITTAYDYDVPVYISTMKDSSLALNLAVHRLQDKVYNLDFVKEIIEQASILYHSKKSGILELGGGVPKNTAQQTGPMLDQILQRNDGGQDYVIQITDARPDTGGLSGATLQEGKSWGKVQDAHHDMITVYADATIAFPILALYVLSNQKPRRPKRLYKKLGEYYEKLQSDYLKTPNKKKPRKSKKN, encoded by the coding sequence ATGACCATAGAGGATCTTGTGGATGTATTTGCAAGCTCAGGATACAACGGGAGACAGTTGGGAGATGCTGCAAAACTATATGCAAAAATGATAAAAGAAGACGCAACGATTTGCCTCACAGTTTCAGGTGCAATGACACCGGTTGGATTTGGTGGAATTATCAAAACTTTGATTGAAAGGGGTTTTATTGACTGGATTATCACAACAGGTGCAAATGTTTATCATGAAGATCATTTTGCTTGGGGGCTACCTGTCAAACAAGGAAGTTTTGACGTTGATGATATGAAACTATACGAAAATGAAATAGTACGAATTAGAGATGTATATATCAAATTCCACGAAACATTAGAAGCAGAAGATCACATCATACAGAAAATGTTTGCAGATAAATTTACAGACAAACCATTTACGACTGCAGAATTTTGTAATTTAATGGGTAAAATTAGTAAAGAGAAATCAAAACATCCAGAAAAAAGCTTTATCACTACAGCATACGATTATGATGTTCCAGTATACATTTCTACAATGAAAGACTCCTCATTGGCATTGAATTTAGCAGTTCACAGATTACAAGATAAAGTGTATAATTTGGATTTTGTAAAAGAGATAATCGAACAGGCGTCAATTTTATACCATTCAAAAAAATCAGGTATATTGGAACTGGGTGGCGGGGTTCCTAAGAATACTGCTCAGCAAACAGGTCCAATGTTGGATCAAATACTACAAAGAAATGATGGAGGTCAAGATTACGTAATTCAAATCACTGATGCAAGACCAGATACAGGGGGGCTATCAGGTGCAACATTACAAGAAGGAAAAAGTTGGGGCAAAGTACAAGATGCACATCATGACATGATTACAGTTTATGCAGATGCAACGATTGCTTTTCCAATTTTAGCATTATATGTTCTAAGTAATCAGAAACCAAGAAGACCAAAAAGACTATACAAAAAGTTAGGAGAATATTATGAAAAGCTGCAAAGTGATTATTTGAAAACACCTAACAAGAAAAAACCTAGAAAAAGTAAGAAAAATTAA
- a CDS encoding hypothetical protein (hypothetical protein Nmar_0929), protein MGIVSKGAKCNVEGCDKDGARSLNTTKVENAGLRVSSAGKKSVLCKDHYKEWKKESKDDRDLERARFDKF, encoded by the coding sequence ATGGGTATTGTTTCAAAAGGCGCAAAATGTAATGTTGAAGGTTGCGATAAAGATGGTGCTCGTTCATTGAATACCACCAAAGTAGAAAATGCAGGATTACGTGTAAGTTCTGCAGGAAAAAAGAGTGTTTTGTGTAAAGACCATTACAAAGAATGGAAAAAAGAATCCAAAGATGATCGAGATCTTGAACGTGCTCGTTTTGACAAGTTTTAA
- a CDS encoding small subunit ribosomal protein S25e: MGGTKKVSPAKQDKAQGAKDGKDSKKSRKDKGESGPRKAEITVMVNEKEAIKIIQNAKVVTVHDLARQTGVKVSAANAFLRDSAKKGTIKRVGGYSGHYIYQAVSS; encoded by the coding sequence ATGGGTGGAACAAAGAAAGTATCTCCTGCAAAACAAGACAAAGCACAAGGAGCTAAAGATGGAAAGGATTCAAAAAAGAGTAGAAAAGACAAGGGAGAGAGCGGTCCACGTAAAGCTGAGATTACAGTAATGGTTAATGAAAAAGAAGCAATTAAAATTATTCAAAATGCAAAAGTAGTAACAGTTCATGATCTTGCAAGACAAACAGGAGTCAAGGTTTCAGCGGCTAATGCATTTTTAAGAGATTCAGCAAAGAAAGGAACAATCAAAAGAGTTGGCGGATATAGTGGGCATTATATCTATCAAGCAGTTTCTTCGTAA
- a CDS encoding hypothetical protein (hypothetical protein Nmar_0931), producing MRSLPLEGHAHYLGKNIVYFETSVDSGSERSTKDFKKGDIAFLSSAGSICFFIEDVTSGKLMTPIGKMLENTDALKDIKSGDVFYFYEETA from the coding sequence ATGAGATCCCTGCCTTTAGAAGGCCATGCTCATTATCTTGGAAAAAACATCGTATATTTTGAAACTTCAGTTGATTCCGGAAGTGAGAGATCTACAAAAGATTTCAAAAAAGGAGATATTGCTTTTTTATCGTCTGCAGGAAGTATCTGTTTTTTTATTGAAGATGTTACTTCTGGAAAACTAATGACTCCTATTGGAAAAATGTTAGAAAATACTGATGCGCTAAAAGATATTAAATCTGGTGATGTGTTTTACTTTTACGAAGAAACTGCTTGA
- a CDS encoding RNA polymerase Rpb6 has product MKEIEYLSDANEAEVIVEEPEEYVEPQEVEEVFDGDVEVNTGLNKALDTYRKLIEKNEGLEPLTEKQQEALEKRIKEIEAREVVETIEEHEPTEIPCEKGKITIGPPTLTRFEKARIMGARALQLSLGAPTFIPIPKTARISLDIAMEELEQRVIPITIRRVLPNGDYQNIPIDYFD; this is encoded by the coding sequence TTGAAAGAAATTGAGTACTTGTCTGATGCTAATGAAGCTGAAGTAATTGTAGAAGAGCCAGAAGAATATGTAGAGCCTCAAGAAGTAGAAGAAGTCTTTGATGGGGACGTAGAAGTAAACACTGGATTAAACAAAGCATTAGATACTTATCGAAAACTAATTGAAAAAAATGAAGGCTTAGAGCCATTAACTGAAAAACAACAAGAAGCACTTGAAAAAAGAATCAAAGAGATTGAAGCCAGAGAAGTAGTTGAAACAATTGAAGAACATGAACCAACAGAAATTCCTTGTGAAAAAGGCAAGATCACAATTGGACCACCAACACTAACAAGATTTGAAAAAGCAAGAATTATGGGAGCGAGAGCTTTACAATTATCATTAGGTGCACCGACATTCATCCCAATTCCAAAAACTGCAAGAATATCATTAGATATTGCAATGGAAGAATTAGAACAAAGAGTCATTCCGATTACAATTAGAAGGGTATTGCCAAACGGAGATTATCAAAACATACCAATAGACTACTTTGATTAA
- a CDS encoding Alba, DNA/RNA-binding protein — MEDIKEHGQEQIKSEDTIINIRYDPVMQAAIDILPILGNKKKVILRAVGESIPNAVAVANIVTEKLLHGNSKVQKIKLDTEAAAGIGRMTSNIEIIIIKI, encoded by the coding sequence ATGGAAGATATTAAAGAACATGGTCAAGAGCAGATCAAATCTGAAGATACCATAATTAACATTAGATACGACCCTGTTATGCAAGCAGCGATAGACATTCTGCCAATATTGGGAAATAAAAAGAAAGTAATCCTAAGGGCTGTTGGAGAATCAATACCGAATGCAGTTGCAGTAGCAAATATTGTTACGGAAAAGCTACTACATGGAAACTCTAAAGTTCAAAAGATAAAATTAGATACTGAAGCAGCAGCAGGAATTGGAAGAATGACTTCAAATATTGAAATAATTATAATAAAAATTTAG
- a CDS encoding hypothetical protein (hypothetical protein Nmar_0934), whose product MIDENCSLQTLNPLYKLCGLMLLPAEIESKTLIPALRAILAKKLAEDHNIREDEISKMLGVTQAAVSNYIRGTRGDPSLIAKLLAEKQVSTLINELTDNLSSDMAYTPSSLSKFIGLCNYIKSSLLICEIHHNLESNIDEKVCKECENMLLKGPGSVY is encoded by the coding sequence ATGATTGACGAAAATTGCTCATTGCAAACTTTAAATCCTTTGTACAAACTTTGTGGATTAATGTTACTTCCAGCAGAAATAGAATCAAAAACTTTGATTCCTGCATTGAGGGCAATTCTTGCTAAAAAACTAGCAGAAGATCACAATATTCGTGAAGATGAAATTTCTAAAATGTTGGGTGTCACACAAGCTGCAGTAAGCAACTACATTCGAGGAACTCGTGGTGATCCTTCTTTGATTGCAAAACTATTGGCAGAAAAACAAGTTTCTACTTTAATCAATGAACTAACTGATAATTTGTCATCTGATATGGCATATACTCCATCCAGTCTTTCAAAATTTATCGGTTTATGTAATTACATTAAATCCAGCTTATTGATTTGTGAGATTCATCATAATCTAGAATCAAATATAGATGAAAAAGTTTGTAAAGAATGTGAAAACATGCTTTTGAAAGGTCCTGGAAGCGTTTACTAA
- a CDS encoding asparagine synthase, which translates to MLKESCESCESNTIALSGGLDSTIIAYLLKERKPNTVAIIAKDFVASDLTYCQRVSKEFNLPVTINQVNTTDILSAVEETIKILKNFNDIEIRNNIVMYMALKWAKEQNNTGIITGDGADELFAGYNFLINTADDKLGEEIDRVCSVMHFPTQKIGNALDISVESPFLNEKIVEFAKTVSADLKVRYEQGKKHGKWILRKAFEKNIPSQIIWREKSPMQDGSGTAGLTNLFNSVISDQIFLEKKKKIEKADNVIIRTKESMHYYEIFKKMYDMPEKKEGVRTCPYCNFIIEESKFCRMCGAFPV; encoded by the coding sequence ATGCTAAAGGAATCATGTGAATCATGTGAGTCAAACACAATAGCATTGTCAGGAGGGTTAGATAGCACAATAATTGCATATCTACTGAAAGAAAGAAAACCAAATACAGTTGCAATCATAGCAAAAGACTTTGTTGCAAGTGATCTTACCTACTGCCAAAGAGTATCAAAGGAATTCAATCTACCAGTGACAATTAATCAGGTTAACACTACAGATATTCTCAGTGCCGTTGAAGAGACAATTAAAATCCTAAAAAATTTTAACGATATTGAAATCAGAAACAACATTGTAATGTACATGGCATTAAAGTGGGCAAAAGAGCAAAACAATACAGGAATAATTACTGGAGATGGAGCAGATGAATTGTTTGCAGGATATAATTTTTTGATCAATACTGCTGATGATAAACTAGGAGAAGAGATCGACAGAGTATGTTCTGTGATGCATTTTCCAACCCAGAAAATAGGTAATGCGCTTGATATTTCGGTAGAATCACCTTTTCTAAATGAAAAAATAGTCGAGTTTGCAAAAACTGTTTCAGCAGATCTTAAAGTAAGATATGAACAGGGAAAAAAACATGGAAAATGGATTCTTCGCAAGGCATTTGAAAAAAACATACCTTCACAAATTATTTGGAGGGAAAAATCACCTATGCAAGACGGTTCAGGAACAGCAGGATTAACTAACTTGTTTAATTCGGTGATAAGCGATCAGATATTTTTAGAGAAAAAGAAGAAAATAGAGAAGGCAGATAACGTAATCATCAGAACAAAAGAGTCAATGCATTATTATGAAATTTTTAAAAAAATGTATGACATGCCTGAAAAGAAAGAAGGGGTTAGGACATGTCCATATTGTAATTTCATTATAGAGGAATCAAAATTTTGTCGTATGTGTGGAGCGTTTCCAGTCTAA
- a CDS encoding hypothetical protein (hypothetical protein Nmar_0936), producing MSAKIFDYPAICKTVLSLDQKIRFAGVINERGRLVAGGMKENVEPLESEKDDEMIFMELALRVKMRKEFDKQLGRVNFALASRERALAISFLVNDDILYVVSEPDADYGVLPKKILQIINA from the coding sequence TTGTCTGCTAAGATTTTTGATTACCCTGCTATTTGTAAAACTGTTCTTTCATTAGACCAAAAAATTAGATTTGCCGGAGTGATTAATGAAAGAGGGCGATTAGTTGCAGGAGGAATGAAAGAAAACGTAGAACCTTTGGAAAGTGAGAAAGATGATGAGATGATATTCATGGAATTAGCATTAAGAGTAAAAATGAGAAAAGAATTTGATAAACAGTTGGGACGTGTAAATTTTGCTCTTGCATCAAGAGAACGTGCATTGGCAATTAGTTTTTTGGTTAATGATGATATTTTATATGTAGTTTCAGAACCCGATGCAGACTATGGTGTATTGCCAAAAAAAATTCTACAAATCATTAACGCATAA
- a CDS encoding aldo/keto reductase: protein MISGFATAEGTKKFLENSRITSLNFKQIQNLTLSNVGVGTYLGDPNEKTDELVKNAIKTSILSGINVIDTAINYRAQKAERSVGKAISELINEGKITRDQIFISTKNGYITNDADIKQEFWEYIKNEYTQKGVLKEGDVTSGYHCMTVTYLNDQLERSLKNLGLDCVDLMYLHNAVEGQIKDVSKEKFLENLKSVFEFYEQKRRDGKIRFYGMATWECFRVSNDNPQYLSLQDTVNLAKKVGGENHGFRFIQLPFNMYYDQALLAKNQTLDGKSVSLLEAAVKLNVGVFTSVPLMQGRLLVPGAMPEFSELKPSLRALQFIRSSPGVLAPLIGQKSPEHVSENLEIMKIPPMSEDEFLMLVKKLTA, encoded by the coding sequence ATGATTTCAGGTTTTGCTACTGCTGAAGGAACAAAAAAGTTTCTCGAAAATTCAAGAATAACATCATTGAATTTTAAGCAAATTCAGAATCTCACATTATCAAATGTAGGTGTTGGCACCTATCTGGGAGATCCTAATGAAAAAACAGATGAACTTGTAAAAAATGCAATTAAAACATCAATTTTATCTGGGATCAATGTAATTGACACTGCAATTAACTATCGGGCACAAAAGGCAGAGCGCTCTGTGGGAAAAGCGATTTCAGAATTAATCAATGAGGGTAAAATCACACGTGATCAAATTTTCATAAGTACGAAAAATGGCTATATTACAAATGATGCCGATATTAAACAAGAATTCTGGGAATATATAAAAAATGAATATACACAAAAAGGTGTGCTAAAAGAAGGTGATGTCACTTCTGGTTATCATTGCATGACAGTTACATATCTTAATGATCAATTAGAACGAAGCTTGAAAAATCTTGGATTGGATTGTGTTGATTTGATGTATTTACATAATGCAGTAGAAGGTCAAATCAAAGATGTATCTAAAGAGAAATTTTTAGAAAATCTGAAATCTGTTTTTGAGTTTTATGAGCAAAAAAGACGTGATGGGAAAATTAGATTTTATGGAATGGCTACATGGGAATGTTTCCGTGTCTCTAATGATAATCCCCAATACCTTTCACTGCAAGATACCGTTAATTTGGCAAAAAAGGTTGGTGGTGAGAATCACGGTTTTAGATTCATTCAACTCCCATTCAACATGTATTATGATCAGGCATTACTTGCAAAAAATCAAACTCTTGATGGCAAATCTGTTTCCCTGTTAGAGGCTGCAGTCAAATTGAATGTAGGTGTGTTTACAAGTGTACCATTAATGCAAGGAAGATTGTTGGTGCCAGGTGCAATGCCTGAATTTAGTGAATTAAAACCATCCCTTAGAGCATTACAGTTTATTCGCTCCTCTCCTGGAGTTTTGGCTCCACTTATAGGGCAAAAGTCACCTGAGCATGTTTCTGAAAATTTAGAAATCATGAAAATTCCTCCCATGTCTGAAGATGAATTTCTTATGTTAGTCAAAAAATTAACTGCGTGA